Proteins from a single region of Cytophagaceae bacterium:
- a CDS encoding cold-shock protein, whose product MQEGTVKFFNETKGFGFITPDGGGTDVFVHSSGIINPIKQNDRVQFFVEKGNKGLNAVSVKLVD is encoded by the coding sequence ATGCAGGAAGGTACAGTTAAGTTTTTTAATGAGACCAAAGGTTTTGGTTTTATTACTCCGGATGGTGGAGGAACAGATGTTTTTGTTCATTCATCAGGAATTATCAACCCCATCAAACAAAATGACCGGGTACAATTCTTTGTAGAAAAAGGGAATAAAGGTCTAAATGCTGTTAGTGTAAAACTAGTAGATTAA